One Spirochaeta africana DSM 8902 genomic window carries:
- a CDS encoding response regulator, whose translation MIVEDEPVTAMGLQTRLRILGHSVIGIAATGEEAFQLVRSEKPDLVLLDVSLAGRASGIDVAKRLSIQLPDTRFAFLTAADAADLHREIHDLDPVAVIRKPLIDDLYIEMEDGVLQL comes from the coding sequence ATGATAGTAGAAGATGAACCGGTCACCGCAATGGGCCTGCAAACCCGGCTGCGAATACTGGGACACTCGGTTATCGGCATTGCCGCCACTGGCGAGGAGGCTTTTCAACTGGTCAGATCGGAAAAACCGGATCTGGTACTGCTTGATGTCTCGCTGGCGGGCCGTGCCAGCGGGATTGATGTCGCCAAGCGCCTGAGCATCCAGCTGCCTGATACCCGGTTTGCATTCCTCACTGCCGCGGATGCAGCTGATCTGCATCGGGAGATACACGATCTCGACCCGGTTGCGGTCATCCGGAAGCCACTGATAGATGATCTGTACATAGAGATGGAAGACGGCGTTCTTCAGCTCTGA
- a CDS encoding tRNA dihydrouridine synthase, which produces MEDVTDRVFRGLIADLAPPDLFFTEFIAAQALAARRRTTMAALPFSEPERPIAAQIWGIEPEQFYQAAVLLSEHGYDAIDINMGCPARKIIKKGACAGLIGNLSLTSELIHATREGAAGRLPISVKTRIGIEQPVTEEWCGFLLEQNLDALTLHPRTAVQMSEGTADWQHVRTCVAIRDSMGSSTVIIGNGDVQSLSHGRRLSQETGADGIMIGRGIFANPYFFDESRTPLRDCSRATKLSLAREHTRRFQAAYGSSRNFEILKKFYKCYIVDFPGWEDDFRELMQTHSYAEAYQLLDFWLESPEIS; this is translated from the coding sequence ATGGAGGACGTAACAGATCGGGTATTTCGCGGCCTGATTGCAGACCTGGCGCCGCCGGATCTGTTCTTTACCGAATTCATTGCGGCCCAGGCTCTGGCAGCACGCCGCCGCACTACGATGGCGGCCTTGCCGTTCAGCGAACCTGAACGGCCGATTGCAGCGCAGATCTGGGGTATCGAACCGGAGCAATTCTATCAGGCGGCCGTCCTGCTCAGCGAACACGGCTACGATGCCATTGATATCAACATGGGATGCCCTGCCAGGAAGATCATCAAAAAAGGCGCCTGTGCCGGCTTGATCGGGAATCTCAGCCTGACCAGTGAGCTGATACACGCGACACGCGAGGGGGCGGCCGGAAGACTGCCGATAAGCGTAAAAACCCGCATTGGCATTGAGCAACCTGTCACTGAAGAATGGTGCGGTTTTCTGCTGGAACAAAACCTTGACGCCCTGACACTTCACCCGCGCACAGCCGTACAGATGTCGGAGGGAACTGCCGACTGGCAGCACGTTCGGACATGTGTCGCTATACGAGACAGCATGGGCAGCAGCACCGTGATCATCGGGAACGGGGATGTCCAGTCACTGTCTCATGGGCGTCGACTCAGCCAGGAGACCGGTGCCGATGGTATTATGATCGGGCGAGGGATCTTTGCCAATCCCTATTTTTTCGATGAAAGCCGCACCCCGCTGCGCGACTGTAGCCGGGCAACAAAACTCAGTCTGGCTCGTGAGCATACCCGCCGTTTCCAGGCAGCCTATGGCAGCTCACGCAACTTCGAGATCCTGAAAAAATTCTATAAATGCTACATCGTGGACTTTCCTGGATGGGAAGACGACTTCCGGGAGCTGATGCAGACACATTCCTATGCGGAGGCGTATCAGCTGCTGGACTTCTGGCTGGAATCACCGGAGATTTCGTGA
- the radC gene encoding RadC family protein has protein sequence MTQMITCRKIGDLECHDRPRERLHRYGAEGISDAELISVLIGSGGQGRSVTAIANDVVNLLDRVNGSADLSRLTQIKGLGPAKTAILAAAIELGRRQLSLDRRRIRIPQDALPVLSHYADRQQELFLCTTLNGAHEVIRTHVVSVGLVNRTMVHPREVYACAIQDRAAAILVAHNHPSGNCTPSAEDREVTNRLGAAGRVIGISLLDHIIFTRSGYYSFLEQGEL, from the coding sequence ATGACACAAATGATAACCTGCAGGAAGATTGGTGACCTGGAATGCCATGACCGGCCGCGTGAACGGCTGCATAGATATGGTGCCGAGGGTATTTCTGACGCCGAATTGATCAGTGTACTGATCGGCAGTGGCGGGCAGGGCAGAAGCGTTACCGCCATCGCCAACGACGTTGTGAATCTGCTTGATCGGGTGAATGGCAGCGCAGATCTGAGCCGGCTTACCCAGATCAAGGGGCTTGGCCCGGCCAAGACGGCAATTCTGGCAGCTGCAATTGAGCTTGGGCGTCGGCAGCTCAGCCTGGATCGACGCAGGATACGGATTCCACAGGATGCACTCCCGGTTCTGAGCCATTACGCTGATCGCCAGCAGGAGTTGTTCCTGTGCACGACCCTGAACGGGGCCCATGAAGTTATACGCACTCATGTGGTCTCGGTAGGTCTGGTTAATCGTACCATGGTCCACCCGCGTGAGGTGTATGCTTGTGCGATTCAGGATCGGGCAGCAGCTATCCTGGTAGCGCATAACCACCCCTCTGGGAACTGTACGCCCAGTGCGGAGGATCGCGAGGTTACCAATCGCCTGGGTGCTGCTGGGCGGGTGATCGGGATCTCACTGCTGGATCATATCATTTTTACCAGATCGGGTTACTACTCGTTTCTGGAGCAGGGTGAACTGTAA
- a CDS encoding glycogen-binding domain-containing protein has protein sequence MKKVVLFSVLAVLVMAMTVACATGAPERDLTMGNIYEAGPITFAYYGEAEEVVLAGSFTGWAPDDLNWAMDWNGEYFELTVDLPAGNHQYKYVIDGEWTEPTAILEYVDPIPTDATDDGFGGENAVLELQ, from the coding sequence ATGAAGAAAGTTGTTCTGTTTTCCGTATTGGCAGTACTGGTGATGGCTATGACCGTTGCCTGTGCCACCGGGGCGCCTGAACGTGATCTGACCATGGGCAATATCTATGAAGCCGGTCCGATCACTTTTGCGTACTACGGCGAGGCCGAGGAAGTAGTTCTTGCCGGTTCCTTTACCGGCTGGGCACCTGATGACCTGAACTGGGCCATGGACTGGAATGGTGAGTATTTCGAGCTGACCGTAGATCTTCCTGCGGGCAATCACCAGTACAAGTATGTGATCGACGGTGAATGGACCGAGCCGACCGCTATTCTTGAGTACGTGGATCCAATCCCTACCGATGCAACCGATGATGGTTTTGGCGGGGAGAATGCAGTTCTCGAACTGCAGTAA
- a CDS encoding ABC transporter permease — translation MYQYIARRLLLTIPVVIGVSIIVFALIRMIPGDPARAIAGVQATPEYIEQIRTRHRLDEPLHIQYGYFAWNAMRGDLGRSTFSRRPVAVEIGERFPRTMLLASLSLIVATLVGVSAGIVSATRRNSLFDNLSMILALVGVAAPVFWLALMFQLLFSVQLGMLPATGIGTWRHVVLPSITLGLASAALMARITRSSMLDVLRQEFITTARAKGLGERIVIYKHALKNALIPVVTVLGLQFGLLLGGAVLTETVFAWPGIGRLLVDAILRRDYPVVQGTILFLALLFVLINLVVDIIYAYLDPRIHYHGGGE, via the coding sequence GTGTATCAGTACATTGCACGTCGGCTCCTGCTGACCATACCGGTCGTAATTGGAGTTTCAATAATAGTTTTCGCCCTGATCCGGATGATCCCTGGCGATCCTGCGCGCGCGATTGCCGGGGTGCAGGCTACCCCGGAGTACATCGAGCAGATCAGGACCCGACACCGCCTGGATGAGCCGTTGCACATCCAGTACGGATATTTCGCCTGGAATGCGATGCGGGGCGATCTTGGACGCTCCACCTTTAGCAGGCGTCCGGTTGCCGTGGAAATAGGTGAGCGATTTCCGCGCACCATGCTGCTGGCCAGCCTGTCGCTTATCGTGGCCACCCTGGTCGGGGTGTCTGCCGGAATCGTTTCGGCAACCCGCCGAAACTCGTTGTTTGACAATCTCAGCATGATTCTGGCACTGGTGGGGGTAGCCGCACCGGTTTTCTGGCTGGCACTGATGTTTCAGCTGCTGTTTTCGGTGCAGCTCGGGATGCTGCCTGCTACCGGTATCGGTACCTGGCGGCATGTTGTATTGCCAAGCATTACCCTGGGGCTTGCCAGTGCTGCCTTGATGGCGCGTATCACCCGCTCCAGCATGCTGGATGTGCTGCGACAGGAGTTTATTACCACCGCCCGTGCCAAGGGGCTCGGGGAACGTATCGTGATATACAAGCATGCCCTCAAGAATGCCTTGATACCGGTTGTTACGGTACTCGGACTCCAGTTCGGACTGCTGTTGGGTGGAGCGGTGCTTACCGAAACGGTGTTTGCCTGGCCGGGTATCGGTCGCCTGCTGGTAGATGCTATTCTGCGGCGGGACTATCCGGTAGTGCAGGGGACGATTCTGTTCCTGGCGCTGCTGTTTGTGCTGATCAATCTGGTTGTGGATATTATTTATGCCTATCTCGATCCGCGTATACATTATCACGGCGGCGGCGAGTAG
- a CDS encoding ABC transporter ATP-binding protein produces MHTDPVVDTNEQDDYEPQPVVSVRDLKKYFPIKTGVLSRTVGHVKAVDGVTFDVFPGETFALVGESGCGKSTTGRTILRLQSATGGSVSYHGEEVFSASTTRLRQLRRELQIVFQDPYSALNPRMTVGAAIREILQVNGIARGREAHERAEEVLVRCGLQPYHAYRYPHEFSGGQRQRVVIARALALGPKFIVADEPISALDVSIQSQIINLLEDLQDEFGLTYLFISHDLSIVRHMAERVGVMYLGKLVEVGEKRDFYHEPLHPYSQALLSAIPVSEPGIRKKRIILSGDVPSPSNPPSGCSFHTRCPFAMDVCRTVEPRLRPVGTSGRSVSCHLVHPPEQYSDE; encoded by the coding sequence ATGCATACAGATCCAGTTGTAGATACCAATGAGCAGGATGATTACGAGCCGCAGCCGGTTGTTTCGGTTCGAGACCTCAAGAAATACTTCCCGATCAAGACCGGCGTACTCAGTCGTACGGTTGGCCATGTAAAGGCAGTGGATGGTGTCACCTTTGATGTATTTCCCGGGGAAACATTCGCACTGGTCGGGGAAAGTGGCTGCGGCAAAAGCACCACCGGTCGCACCATCCTGCGGTTGCAGTCGGCAACCGGCGGCAGCGTGAGCTACCATGGCGAGGAGGTGTTTTCCGCCAGCACCACCCGACTGCGTCAACTGCGGCGGGAGCTGCAGATTGTGTTTCAGGATCCCTATAGTGCCCTCAATCCACGCATGACGGTGGGGGCAGCAATCCGCGAGATTCTGCAGGTGAATGGTATTGCGCGCGGCCGGGAGGCGCATGAGCGTGCGGAGGAGGTGCTGGTACGATGCGGACTGCAGCCGTACCATGCATACCGGTACCCGCACGAGTTTTCCGGTGGCCAGCGTCAGCGGGTGGTGATTGCCAGGGCACTGGCACTGGGACCCAAGTTTATTGTAGCCGACGAACCGATATCGGCACTGGATGTGAGTATCCAAAGCCAGATTATCAATCTGCTGGAGGATCTGCAGGATGAGTTCGGTCTGACCTATCTGTTTATCAGTCATGATCTGAGTATTGTGCGGCATATGGCAGAGCGGGTCGGGGTGATGTATCTCGGGAAACTGGTAGAGGTAGGAGAGAAGCGGGACTTCTACCATGAGCCGCTGCATCCCTACAGCCAGGCGCTCCTGTCGGCCATCCCGGTAAGTGAGCCCGGTATTCGCAAGAAACGGATTATTCTGAGCGGAGATGTGCCCAGCCCTTCCAATCCGCCTTCCGGCTGCAGTTTCCATACCCGGTGTCCCTTTGCAATGGATGTCTGCCGGACGGTTGAGCCCCGGCTCCGCCCGGTAGGGACCAGCGGTCGATCGGTCAGCTGTCATCTGGTACATCCCCCCGAGCAGTACAGCGATGAGTGA
- a CDS encoding glutathione ABC transporter substrate-binding protein: MGTATRIATRVAAASMVMLAVFFMMGCGPQETVERDTLTISIGAEPESLDPVNMTSAPAATVGEHVVERLIYMEEDGSLVPMLAESWSANADSTVWTFEIRQGVQFHDGQPLNAEAVAVNLRRFVDPEVGAAYAFLLGSVQEIEAVGEYTLQLTLAEPFAPILSHLSHSFIGIVSPAQLEGLAADDTIEIPVGTGPYIMDSWNRGDSITMSVNENYYGAAPQIENLRFTFVPEASARIVALETGEADAIMAVPPQDTDRLAADPNIDVVYQTSVRTIYIGFNSQREPFTDPLVRQALNYAVDKQLLVDSLFDGNAFVADAPVVDAVFGHASAGPYAYNPDRARELLAEAGYPDGFSMRLLHPTGRYPMDATVAEAVQDMLAEVGVTATLETQEWTSYLSYTAQPVDQATYDAFLLGWGTVTLDSDYGLYALLHTNQWNPNGNNRGFYSNSRVDTLLDTARVETEPSVREELYAEAIELIWEDAPWIFLYNEGQINAVRNNVGGLIHHPLENLSAWDAYFIQD; encoded by the coding sequence ATGGGTACAGCTACGCGAATAGCTACACGAGTTGCTGCCGCAAGCATGGTTATGCTGGCAGTTTTTTTTATGATGGGCTGCGGTCCGCAGGAGACCGTAGAGCGGGACACCCTCACCATCTCTATTGGCGCCGAGCCGGAATCGCTTGATCCGGTTAACATGACCTCTGCCCCGGCTGCGACCGTTGGTGAGCATGTTGTAGAGCGTCTGATCTACATGGAAGAGGATGGCAGTCTTGTGCCGATGCTCGCCGAGAGCTGGAGCGCGAATGCCGACAGTACCGTGTGGACCTTCGAGATTCGCCAGGGAGTACAGTTCCATGATGGTCAGCCGCTGAATGCCGAGGCTGTCGCTGTTAATCTGCGCCGTTTTGTAGACCCTGAGGTTGGGGCTGCATATGCATTCCTGCTGGGCAGCGTTCAGGAGATCGAGGCTGTTGGCGAATACACCCTGCAGCTGACCCTTGCCGAGCCGTTTGCCCCGATCCTGTCCCATCTGTCTCACAGTTTTATCGGGATCGTCAGTCCGGCACAGCTTGAAGGCCTGGCCGCTGATGACACCATAGAAATCCCGGTAGGCACCGGTCCCTATATCATGGACAGCTGGAACCGTGGTGACAGCATTACCATGAGTGTAAACGAGAACTACTACGGGGCAGCACCCCAGATCGAGAACCTGCGTTTTACCTTTGTTCCCGAAGCATCCGCACGGATCGTGGCCCTGGAAACCGGCGAGGCTGATGCTATCATGGCAGTGCCGCCGCAGGATACCGATCGGCTGGCAGCGGATCCAAATATTGATGTGGTCTATCAGACCAGTGTCCGAACCATCTACATCGGGTTTAACAGTCAGCGCGAGCCGTTTACCGATCCCCTGGTACGACAGGCACTGAACTACGCTGTCGACAAGCAGCTGCTGGTCGATTCACTGTTTGACGGTAACGCGTTTGTTGCCGATGCACCGGTTGTTGATGCCGTGTTCGGTCATGCATCTGCCGGGCCGTATGCCTATAACCCCGATCGGGCACGCGAGCTGCTGGCCGAGGCCGGCTATCCTGATGGCTTCTCGATGCGCCTGCTGCATCCCACCGGTCGTTATCCCATGGATGCAACCGTTGCCGAGGCGGTACAGGACATGCTTGCCGAGGTCGGTGTTACGGCTACCCTGGAGACCCAGGAGTGGACCAGCTACCTGAGCTATACCGCGCAGCCGGTTGATCAGGCCACCTACGATGCCTTTCTGCTGGGCTGGGGTACAGTAACCCTGGATTCAGACTACGGTCTGTACGCCCTGCTGCATACCAATCAGTGGAATCCGAACGGCAACAACCGCGGTTTCTATTCGAACAGCCGGGTCGACACCCTGCTGGATACCGCACGTGTAGAGACCGAACCCTCGGTTCGCGAGGAGCTCTATGCCGAGGCAATCGAGCTGATCTGGGAGGATGCCCCGTGGATCTTCCTGTACAACGAGGGACAGATCAATGCGGTACGTAACAATGTTGGCGGATTGATTCATCACCCGCTGGAGAACCTCAGCGCCTGGGATGCATATTTCATCCAGGACTGA
- a CDS encoding carbonic anhydrase: MPDLIQRAAWFRSKGFAGYGSLFAELGLRQNPHTLFIACSDSRVDPNLITGSVPGELFVIRNIANIVPDYDRAAEDVAVSSAVEYAVKVLEVENIVVCGHSNCGGCKAMCSHSIDTLELTSSWLEFAGELKEVIRDVQDSDSGCVDYTTDVLQRVELENVVLQLRSLLTYPYIQQRHASGDLKLFGWHYDIRSGAILNYDLESGEFHEISGDSSQKSSS, translated from the coding sequence ATGCCCGATCTCATTCAGCGGGCAGCTTGGTTCCGATCCAAGGGATTTGCCGGTTATGGCAGTCTGTTTGCGGAACTCGGGTTGCGTCAAAATCCGCATACGCTGTTTATTGCCTGCTCTGATTCGCGGGTAGACCCCAATCTTATAACCGGAAGTGTCCCGGGTGAACTGTTTGTAATCCGTAATATTGCGAATATTGTTCCTGATTATGACCGCGCTGCCGAGGATGTAGCGGTGTCGTCGGCCGTTGAGTATGCAGTCAAGGTGCTTGAGGTAGAGAATATTGTGGTCTGCGGTCACTCCAATTGCGGCGGATGCAAGGCAATGTGTTCACACTCCATCGACACCCTTGAGCTGACCAGTAGCTGGCTTGAGTTCGCCGGCGAGCTCAAGGAAGTAATTCGGGATGTACAGGACTCCGACAGCGGGTGTGTGGACTACACCACCGATGTACTGCAGCGGGTTGAGCTGGAAAATGTGGTGCTGCAGCTGCGCAGCTTGCTGACCTATCCGTATATACAGCAGCGACACGCAAGCGGGGATCTTAAACTGTTTGGGTGGCACTATGATATCCGGTCAGGGGCTATCCTGAACTACGACCTGGAAAGCGGCGAGTTTCACGAAATCTCCGGTGATTCCAGCCAGAAGTCCAGCAGCTGA
- a CDS encoding ABC transporter ATP-binding protein codes for MSTILEIRSLQTSFNTEKGKVRAVDNVSFDIQAGEVVGLVGESGCGKTAVSLSILRLLPEPPASIDGGSILFEGTDLLTMKGEQLRRIRGNDIAMIFQEPMTSLNPVYTIGNQLMESIQLHQGLDQKAARARAIEMLRLVGIPRADEVVDEYPHRFSGGMRQRAMIAMALSCDPKLLIADEPTTALDVTIQAQILELMRDLKDRIGTAILFITHDLSVIAEMADHVVVMYAGKMMEKADVHTLFRDPQHPYTQGLIRSRPTIEKEQSRLMYIPGNVPNPLEMPGGCPFHPRCPHAMQVCVHSMPGRTELGKDHSVRCWLHHEGLTKPEKRKLRVADTGEGVREE; via the coding sequence ATGAGCACAATACTGGAGATTCGCAGCCTGCAGACCAGCTTTAACACCGAAAAAGGCAAGGTCCGGGCGGTAGACAATGTCTCCTTTGATATACAGGCCGGTGAGGTTGTAGGGCTGGTTGGTGAGAGTGGATGCGGCAAGACGGCGGTGTCCCTCAGTATCCTGCGGCTGCTGCCTGAGCCGCCAGCCTCCATCGATGGCGGGAGCATATTGTTTGAGGGCACCGATCTGTTGACCATGAAGGGTGAGCAGCTTCGTCGTATTCGGGGGAACGATATTGCGATGATATTCCAGGAGCCAATGACCAGCCTGAATCCGGTGTACACCATCGGCAACCAGTTGATGGAGTCAATCCAGCTGCATCAGGGACTGGATCAGAAAGCTGCCCGTGCACGGGCCATCGAAATGCTCAGGCTGGTCGGGATACCGCGGGCTGACGAGGTGGTGGATGAATATCCGCATCGTTTTTCCGGCGGGATGCGGCAGCGTGCTATGATTGCAATGGCCCTGAGCTGTGATCCCAAGCTCCTGATTGCGGACGAGCCCACCACGGCGCTTGATGTAACCATCCAGGCGCAGATTCTGGAGCTGATGCGGGATCTGAAGGATCGCATCGGGACTGCAATCCTGTTTATCACCCATGATCTGAGTGTGATCGCCGAGATGGCGGACCATGTGGTGGTAATGTATGCTGGCAAGATGATGGAAAAAGCCGATGTGCATACCCTGTTCCGTGATCCGCAGCACCCCTACACCCAGGGACTGATACGCTCGCGACCTACTATCGAGAAAGAGCAGAGTCGTTTGATGTACATACCGGGTAATGTACCCAATCCGCTGGAGATGCCCGGCGGCTGTCCATTCCATCCGCGCTGTCCTCATGCAATGCAGGTATGCGTGCACAGCATGCCCGGGCGCACCGAACTGGGAAAAGATCACTCGGTACGCTGCTGGCTGCATCATGAGGGGCTTACCAAGCCCGAAAAACGCAAACTGCGCGTCGCCGACACCGGCGAGGGTGTACGTGAAGAGTAA
- a CDS encoding glutamine--tRNA ligase/YqeY domain fusion protein — protein sequence MSESTKNFIEHIIENDLAAGRRKILTRFPPEPNGYLHIGHAKSITLNFTLAQQYGGQCNLRFDDTNPTREEMEFVESIKQDVAWLGFDWGDREFYASDYFERLYEFAEFLISKDKAYVDSLSPEQIREYRGTPTEPGRNSPYRDRPVQESLDLFRRMRKGEFAEGEHVLRAKIDMAHPNLNMRDPSMYRIRHAAHHRTGSTWCIYPMYDFAHGQSDAIEGISHSICTLEFENHRPLYDWFLKELELPDPPHQYEFARLNLTYTVLSKRKLRELVEQGIVESWDDPRMPTISGMRRRGYPPEAIVAFCRDIGVSKTESTIDAAHLLFHIREHLNRTAARVMAVLDPVKVVITNYPAGQTEEFVTENNPEDPAAGTRIVPFSRELYIEREDFIEEPPKKWFRLSPGREVRLKNAYYITCDEVVRDADGTIVELRCSYDPESRGGSTPDGRKVKGTLHWVSAAHAVPVEVHNYDHLFCTPFPENPGEGGSYLDNLNPDSRQIVPRAWAEPSLQHAESGQRFQFLRKGYYCVDIKLSKPGFPVFNRTVTLRDTWAKVQKNS from the coding sequence ATGAGTGAGAGCACCAAGAACTTTATCGAGCATATTATCGAGAATGATCTTGCCGCAGGGCGCCGCAAGATCCTGACCCGGTTTCCGCCGGAACCAAACGGGTACCTTCATATCGGCCATGCCAAGTCGATTACCCTGAATTTTACCCTTGCACAGCAGTATGGGGGGCAGTGCAACCTGCGCTTTGACGATACCAATCCTACCCGGGAGGAGATGGAGTTTGTTGAATCCATCAAGCAGGATGTTGCCTGGCTGGGGTTTGACTGGGGTGATCGGGAGTTTTATGCCTCTGACTATTTCGAACGGCTCTATGAGTTCGCGGAATTTCTGATCAGCAAGGACAAGGCCTATGTCGACAGCCTGTCTCCCGAGCAGATCAGGGAGTATCGGGGTACCCCGACCGAACCCGGTCGCAACAGTCCCTACCGTGATCGTCCGGTTCAGGAAAGCCTTGATCTGTTCCGACGGATGCGCAAGGGCGAATTTGCCGAGGGTGAGCATGTACTGCGGGCAAAGATTGACATGGCACACCCCAATCTGAATATGCGAGATCCTTCCATGTACCGGATTCGACATGCTGCCCATCATCGTACCGGAAGTACATGGTGCATCTACCCGATGTACGACTTCGCCCATGGGCAGTCAGATGCCATCGAGGGCATCAGTCACTCCATCTGTACCCTCGAGTTCGAGAATCACCGGCCGCTGTACGACTGGTTTCTCAAGGAGCTTGAACTGCCGGATCCGCCGCATCAGTACGAGTTCGCCCGATTGAACCTGACCTATACCGTGCTCAGCAAGCGTAAACTCCGGGAACTGGTGGAGCAGGGGATCGTTGAGTCATGGGACGACCCGCGTATGCCAACTATCTCCGGTATGCGCCGCCGCGGCTACCCGCCCGAGGCAATCGTTGCGTTTTGCCGGGATATCGGTGTCAGCAAGACGGAAAGTACCATCGATGCTGCGCATCTGCTGTTTCATATCCGGGAGCACCTGAACCGAACAGCGGCGCGGGTTATGGCGGTACTGGATCCGGTTAAGGTCGTGATTACCAATTACCCCGCCGGACAGACCGAGGAATTTGTAACAGAAAACAATCCCGAGGATCCGGCTGCAGGCACGCGGATCGTACCGTTTTCCCGTGAGTTATACATCGAGCGGGAGGATTTTATCGAGGAGCCGCCCAAAAAATGGTTTCGTTTGAGCCCCGGACGCGAGGTGCGACTGAAGAACGCCTACTACATAACCTGTGATGAGGTGGTAAGGGATGCTGACGGTACGATTGTCGAACTGCGCTGCAGCTACGACCCCGAATCACGCGGCGGCAGCACTCCAGACGGGCGCAAGGTGAAGGGAACCCTGCACTGGGTCTCGGCCGCGCATGCGGTTCCGGTTGAGGTGCATAACTATGATCATCTGTTCTGTACGCCGTTTCCGGAGAATCCCGGTGAGGGCGGCAGTTATCTCGATAATCTGAACCCGGACTCTCGCCAGATTGTACCACGAGCCTGGGCAGAGCCCAGTCTGCAGCACGCTGAATCCGGTCAGCGATTTCAGTTCCTGCGTAAGGGCTATTATTGCGTGGATATCAAGCTTTCAAAACCAGGTTTTCCGGTGTTTAACCGCACGGTGACCCTGCGAGACACCTGGGCCAAGGTACAGAAAAACAGCTGA
- a CDS encoding ABC transporter permease, whose amino-acid sequence MSEIQSGSEVTDRAAQPVSNSPEADSSKRQTNEFHEVFRHLLRNRIAVAGLIIIGVFLVLSIFAPYFATHSPTATSLGNRLQGPSSEHWFGTDELGRDLFSRMLYGGRISMNIGVISTLIGLLIGVPIGAVSGYYGGKLDMIIQRFIDMLIAFPGILLAIVVVTVLGVGVQNVMIAVGIASVPLYARLVRGSVLAAKEQSYVTAAAAAGLRDWRIIFRHILPNCLAPIIVQSTFQIATAILWAAGLGFLGLGAQAPTPEWGAILSNGRAYIRSAHHLTTIPGIAILLMVLGFNLIGDGLRDALDPKTR is encoded by the coding sequence ATGAGTGAAATACAATCAGGATCTGAGGTAACCGACCGGGCGGCTCAGCCGGTATCCAACTCGCCGGAGGCCGACAGCAGCAAACGGCAGACAAACGAGTTTCATGAGGTCTTTCGTCACCTTCTGCGTAATCGTATTGCAGTGGCGGGGCTGATTATTATCGGCGTATTTCTGGTGCTGTCGATTTTTGCGCCGTACTTTGCAACCCACAGCCCGACCGCTACCTCACTCGGCAACAGGCTGCAGGGACCAAGCAGCGAGCACTGGTTTGGCACCGATGAGCTGGGGCGTGATCTCTTTAGCCGCATGCTGTATGGCGGACGGATTTCCATGAATATCGGGGTGATCTCTACCCTGATCGGGCTGCTTATCGGGGTCCCGATCGGAGCTGTCAGCGGCTACTATGGTGGGAAACTGGATATGATCATCCAGCGTTTTATCGATATGCTGATCGCTTTCCCGGGAATTCTGCTGGCGATCGTGGTGGTTACCGTCCTCGGGGTGGGGGTACAGAACGTCATGATTGCGGTCGGTATCGCCAGTGTCCCGCTGTACGCACGCCTGGTTCGCGGGTCAGTGCTCGCTGCCAAGGAGCAAAGCTACGTGACCGCAGCGGCAGCGGCCGGGCTGCGCGACTGGCGGATTATTTTTCGCCATATTCTGCCTAATTGCCTGGCGCCGATCATCGTGCAGAGTACCTTCCAGATTGCCACCGCGATTCTCTGGGCTGCTGGTCTGGGATTTCTTGGACTGGGGGCGCAGGCACCAACACCTGAATGGGGAGCGATCCTCAGCAACGGGCGGGCTTATATTCGCAGTGCCCATCATCTGACAACGATCCCCGGTATTGCAATCCTGTTGATGGTTCTCGGATTCAACCTGATCGGGGATGGACTGCGTGACGCGCTTGATCCGAAGACACGATAG